A window from Corynebacterium urogenitale encodes these proteins:
- the yidD gene encoding membrane protein insertion efficiency factor YidD codes for MHSGVQTEGYDLREGRATWARRLIIGYQEYLSGLKMGPTCRFEPTCSNYALTAFSRHGVVKGLILTLGRLARCGPWHPGGWDPVPPRRRSRR; via the coding sequence ATTCACTCGGGCGTCCAAACCGAAGGCTACGACCTCCGCGAGGGGCGAGCCACCTGGGCGCGCCGACTGATTATTGGTTACCAGGAATACCTTTCAGGTCTTAAAATGGGACCTACGTGTCGCTTCGAACCGACGTGCAGTAACTACGCCCTCACGGCCTTCAGCCGCCACGGCGTAGTGAAAGGATTAATCCTCACACTCGGCCGCCTCGCCCGCTGTGGGCCGTGGCATCCCGGAGGGTGGGACCCCGTGCCCCCTCGGCGCCGGTCGAGGCGATAA
- the rpmH gene encoding 50S ribosomal protein L34 → MAKGKRTFQPNNRRRARVHGFRTRMSTRAGRAIVSARRRKGRKSLTA, encoded by the coding sequence GTGGCCAAGGGCAAGCGTACTTTCCAGCCGAATAACCGCCGTCGTGCACGCGTGCACGGCTTCCGTACTCGCATGAGCACCCGTGCTGGCCGTGCCATCGTGTCCGCACGTCGCCGCAAGGGCCGTAAGTCCCTCACCGCGTAA
- the rnpA gene encoding ribonuclease P protein component, with protein MLPSKHRLRSSAAFGLTVKRGRKKGSKSVVVYVYEPHTPPLITTGGPRVGLVVSKGVGNSVVRHNVARTIRAAMRNVLEDPAGVELKETHNIVIRALPHSAQASTREVEKDVRSCLRRILQR; from the coding sequence GTGCTCCCCTCCAAGCATCGCCTCCGTTCCTCCGCAGCCTTCGGGCTGACGGTCAAGCGTGGGCGGAAAAAGGGTAGTAAGTCTGTGGTGGTCTATGTCTACGAGCCCCACACTCCACCACTGATTACGACCGGTGGTCCCCGCGTCGGCCTTGTCGTTTCCAAAGGCGTAGGTAATTCGGTCGTCCGCCACAATGTTGCCCGCACTATCCGGGCGGCTATGCGCAATGTGCTGGAGGATCCTGCTGGCGTCGAATTAAAAGAAACGCACAACATCGTCATCCGGGCTCTTCCCCACAGCGCCCAGGCGAGCACCAGGGAGGTCGAAAAGGATGTGCGCAGTTGCCTCCGGCGCATCCTCCAGCGATAA